TACTTAGAAGTTTGAGCTTCCATAATTCCTTAAACACTTTGTCATTATTTTCCCCTGATAAGTGCCTATTGAGCACTTTGTAAGCACTGCCCACTGTGTATACCCCACTGGGATCCACCCCCCAACCCCAACTATCTTGTTGATTAGCTTGCACTACTAAAACTAtcgtttaaaaatattacatgctTCAGGTGTGTAGTCAGTAATGAATTCTACCACAGGAACTTGTTGCCAAGTTTCATAACTAAATATCTTGTTTTATTCCATGATTGTAAGTTATGTCTCTAAGCACTGTAACAATATTTCTGGTATTAGTTACATTTTTTGGGACATCATTCACTTTTCCATGGAAGCTGAGTTCTGAAGGCCAGGCAGGattctaatttcaatttctcaagtaGTGGAATGACTCAAAGACATACAGTTTTGTATACTCAGCGTCAATTTTTAACATTGATCCCTGTATCTTTTGGCAAAACAATACCTTGTTGGTTGCCACTTACCAGTTATTTTCTTGCTTAGATAATGCATATGGATAATGATTTTTCTATTTCATGATACTTGCTATTGTGTAcctgattgaaatttattattgaCACATACAGGAAACTTTGTTGTTCCACAATTAATTCACTCTTTGCAAATGAGGGTAAACATGGGGGTGAAGTTACTGTGGAGGCTGTTCGATTGATTGCCGATCATGTTAAAGCTCATAATTGCCAAATGCACCCAGATTCCGTTGATGTATGACCCACCCCCTCCTATATTTGTATCTTTCATTTGAATTCTGTACTATGTCAATTTACTGTTTCTCTAGTCAGTTgctattttacttttttgtgtGGTAAAATCATCAAGGGGCTGCTTGTTTAAGCTGAAAAAAAGTTATTCTATGATACAACTATGTTTAGAGCCCCCTCCCCCCAAGTAATTATTTTAGCTCATGCCACGGGTAAAGCACTTAAATAGTTTTTTGTAGGTTTTTTCCTCTGAAAAACTtatgatgtatttttttaacatgtttcaataacaaaaagtgttttttttttcaaaaaggcaCAAACAAATTGTGTCCTGTAGCTATATTTTAGTGAAacctattttattttgtgtaatGTTTAACAGAGTTGTTTAGTAATGCTTCTTCTTTGCATGCCTTTTCAGGTTTTCTTGTCCCTTTCATTTGATGAGGATCTTGTGATGGCTAAAAGGATAGAAGATGAtcagaaatttaaaaacaaaaaaagtaagaaaaggaaaaacttgGAGGCATCAAATCAGTTGGAGAATGATAGAAAGaaaagtaagaaagaaatgatctCTAAGACAAGAGAGGAGGTTATTACTTTTCCCCATAAAAATCACTGTTCTGGTTTTTTCTTAGGGATGGATGATATTGTAGTGATGTGTTAGTTATGTGTTTGTAGGTTGAAGCTGATTACAAGGCTGCATCCTTAGCCCCAGATGTTATGGAGAAGAAACAGATGCAAACTGAAACACTCTCTGCTGTCTTTGAGACATACTTTCGCATTTTGAAGAAGACAATGCAGTCCATAGGTGCCAGGTGTGTTTTTATATCACGTATATTACTATATCAGAGGGAAACATTAGTGTTCTCAGTTCATAAACCCTGTTTTCCATTGAATTGGAttcgttattttttttttgttctttatatTTTGCTGTGTTAATATTTCTTGTGTAgtttttgtttgtgtgtgtaACTAAGTAACTTTTGAATGAGCATTCATCACTTTCTGTCATGATGGTTGATAATTTTCCCTGACTTTCTTGCTCAGGCCTGAAGCAAACGCTGGGGCATTATCTGCTGCAGTGGAACCCCTCCCTTTGCTTGCTCCATGTCTGAAAGGACTGGCAAAATTTTCACATTTGATTGACCTTGATTTCATGGGTGATCTAATGAACCATCTGAGAGTACTTGCTTCTGGAAGTAGCAACTCAGGCAACACTTCTGACAAGTGTTCTAAATGTTTGACCGTATCAGAACGTCTCCAGTGTTGCATTGTTGCTTTTAAAGTGATGAGGAACAATCTTGATGCCTTGAATGTTGATTTACAGGACTTCTTTCTCCATCTTTACAATCTTGTACTTGAATACAGGCCAGGAAGGTTTGCATTAAATTTCTGTCTGAAGTCtcccattcattttttttttcaatttttttttccaaataaccAGTATGTTCTTGTTCTGAAAATCTACTAGACGCATGCAGGATAGGTCATTGCTGTGGATATCTGGATATGATATTAATgtacttgtttttgtgttgtctTACATGCTAGTTTACACACATAAGTATGCCTATAAATTTAGTGACTACAATTCATCCTACAGATCTCTGCCTAACGACTTGAGCTTTTAGAATAAGTGGGTACCAAACTCTTCATTATCCTATAGTTAGGAATACAGTCTTTTCTGCCctcaattttctaattaaattaaaattttagccTGAGGTGAAGTGTGCTTGCATATATTGACACCTAAAACCCCAGCGACTTTTTCATGAATGAATGCATTAGAGATTTGGAGATAAAAATGATTACCAGGCCTTCACCTAACTGCAAGTGCTTTTAGAATCAGTTAGTTCCATATATGcatgatataatatatatatatatatatccaatgGAAGCATGGAAACATAAAGTggtattgaattttgtttttgtcttttttaattttttccttttttaaactttaatgtTGTACGAGGAGATGCACCTTGTTAGtaaattttttcagtttttttttaacttattccACTTAATTTATATGCTTTATTTTTATGAACCAGAGATCAAGGAGAGGTGTTGGCAGAAGCTTTGAAGATAATGTTGTGTGATGATAAGCAACATGACATGCAGAAGACTGCTGCATTTATAAAACGATTAGCAACGCTTTCACTGTGTGTTGGATCAGCGGATTCCATGGCTGgtattttaatattcttatatCAACCTTCAATTTCATATGCCCTACTACCTTTGGTAAGAAATCGCAGGaaatagaaaactaaaaaaacaaaagagaaacaaacttatatttagtttttctttGAACCCATTTCAGCCTTGGTCACAGTAAAGCATCTCCTTCAGAAGAATGTCAAATGCAGAAATTTATTGGAAAATGACATTGGAGGGGGCTCTGTTTCTGGCACAATTCATGTAAGCTTCTTTCATGTATTATTTGTTTACATTAAGTGCAGAATCTTTGCTTCATATATTctcctttttttatatagtttgagaaatttaattaaatgggGAGAAGAGGGTGTACAACTAGAGTGCAGATGTTAAGACATCCTCCTAAGGAGTCAtaataaaagggaaaaaaaggaaaattaaactGGGTATGCCAAAAGAAGTCCTCCATTCCTTGTAAATATCCATCCACTAGTGATATTCTCTTTTGAAACTCCATTTCTAGAATTTGTTAAGATGCCAAAAAGATAAGTTTAAGgtgatacttatttttcttgaagttgCATTTATATGAAGTTAAGGATAATCTGTGACATTGGTTTGTCAGTGTATATATTGTGTAAATAGGTAgtcttttatttcaataaagttCTTGTTACAAACATATTTGCTAGGTAAATACATTTGAGTGTTCTTTGGTTGTGCCTCTTCtcttttcaatatattattaattattaaattactttCAGATCTATGACCTTAAAGTgtactataattatttttctggaTTATGTAATTGCTAATAATACAACAAATCTATGCATTAGTTCAAAATCCTAAAGTACAAAGTGTTGAAGCATGAGGCCTCTTGTTTAGAGATGAATGATAATGACAAGAATCTGGTACAATTATAAAGGAAAGGGGAAGGAGGGAGAAATGCTTCCAAAGTAATCTGCATCAGCCTGAAgctattctttttatttaaaagattattttgtaggtagcttattttttaaagaaagactgggtatgaatttttttatgtcgAAGGGTCTATGGTAAAAATGCTAAACTTGTGAATTTCATTGCAAAATATTTTAGTGAGGACCATTCTTTTTCTGTATGCTTTTATGGATTGTCTCCCTCTTTGGTATGCAGAAATATCTACCATATTCCACAGACCCCAATTTAAGTGGTGCCCTTGCCTCAGTACTTTGGGAACTCAATCTTTTGTCCAGTCATTATCATCCAGCTATATCAACACTGGCTTCGGGCATTTCAAGCATGAGTACTGCAAATAACCAGGTCCTTTTATCCAAGTCCTCTCCTCAACAAGCTTTTAAGGAAATGTCTCTGGACCAGGAATTATGTTTCACACAACAGAGTGAcagtataaaattaaataacaagaaGAGACGAGCAAATGGCCCTGCTATTTCACCTTCCATTGGTTCTACAACAGTTACAAATTCATTTGATGACAATGAGTTGAAAAGGAAACTTTGTTCCCATTTTATGGTTCTTCATGACATAAAGGAGAACGAAAGGTTGAGAAAGGAGTTGGATAGGACTACTCTATCACTACAGCTATATGAACAATATAAGAAACGATCAAAACAAAGTAGATGATCAGCCATTAGTTTCAGTTATAGTTACAGTTCATTTCATTTCGGGTGGAGATAATTCTCAAGTGTGTTCCTCAAACAAGTTTCACCACATTTGAGTGCATGAATATGGAGGAGATTCTTTTTCAATTGAAGTACAAGTAATGCAAAATGAACTTGTGTTATCATACTTTTTCAATCCTGTATTTATTCATTGCCTTATATAAACTGATGGTGGTTTAAGGCGCAATCAATTTTGTAATACTgccatttcttctttttttatgaaaattggaTTTGACTCCTTTGAATGAATATATAATGATGAAGTCCGAGGTTATTTACTATTTGATTCTTAGTTCAATTTAGAAGGTATTTACTCCAAGATAATGGTGAATGTATGTTTACTTTCTGGCTTTATATACTTGTTTTCTCGAGGAACTAAATGTctaaatctataaataaaaaaaatagtttggattgtctattatatttattatatatataaaaactgtCCAATAGTTATCACGTGTCAATATCCGGACAGTTTgtactttctttttgttttttaatgtatttcatttttgcttttaaaaattttaaacattttattctattatttttttttctctctttttactAAAAACACCGTGCATTGTATGAATTCCAATGTTGATATAATTCCAAGCTCCTCGTGTCTCCTTTCAATTATGGGACATTTCACAATTTCAAGAAAGTCATGTAGCCTATCGAGTGTTTTGTTAGAAGTTTCTTTTTTGTCAGAGTTAAAACTCGATTTAAAATTGGTCCTCCACTGTGTCACAAGTATTCAATGAGTTTTCGGTTTTCTTTAAAAGGTTGTTTGTCtggaaagattaaaaaaataaaacaaacacctACAAGCTTATTTGTATATTCTTAGTAAGGAGGCATGTAGGTCGGTTCGGATTGATTTTGACAAAATTCatgattcaatttaattaaatatgtatagtcaaatagtgaaagaaaagataaaggaaattatattgtttttatcatCATTTCATAGACTAAcatatattatgttaaatataatttaaaaattaaaatataataaacaaattaaagaatCACACCCAAGAAGCTTAAAATCCCAAAAACTattacaataatttaaaaattttaatattctcaAGTAGTCAAATGAGTAGTATAAATGAAACTTCAactaaatctaaaataatttaaaataaattaaaaaaataaaatagattttctACAATCAACTGAGAGTTGAaattctaattttgtagaagtgACCAAATGAAATCGTAAGAACTGAAAAAAGAAGAGATAATCTCACTCTTAGTTACTaagtttgataatttttaaaattatatatatatatataacaataataataatttaatacaaattaatagGTTAAGGGGACGAGTTGATAGGTTCAGGTAGTAAAATCTGTGATTCAACCCAAAATTTAGCAGTTTTAAATGGGTTGGATTGGATTTAATCCAATCACAAAAAATACTTAATCTAAACTATTTAGGTTAATTTTGGTTTGTGGATAATCCATACTCATGAGTACCCCTAGTTCTTAGGCTACTACCAAGGAGTATACTTAAATTGGTTAAGCAAGATATATGAGTtattataaacataatttatttattaaaaataaatacttgttaattttaaagtaatattgtctaattttttcaatttttttaggaGATTATAAGCTTTGAtgggacttttttttatttttgtaaatggtGCAATTGACTGTCTTAATGATTCAAGTAGTgaaagttttaatatttttttaaaaaataatgtaagttGTAATTGTAAATAACTACTAGTTATGGAAGAGAATATTCACGCAGACAAAAAAAGTTATGGAAGAGAATGGTGAATTTATAGCTGAAAAaacgaaaatatatttaaacatattAATACTTATTTTACCGAAAGCTACTGTGTGTATTTTTGTGTATCCAATTTGCTGGGAAATAATAGTTTATACAAAGTCGCATCAGAAATACGAAGTTATATTTAAAAGTCAaacttatttactttttaaaatacgCTAGTCGTATCGAGGAAATATGACTTGTGTAATATATTAAagaatatgtaaattatattcATTACAAGCGACgcacttaaataatatttaaaaaaattaattcacatTTTATAAGTATAACTTCATTTTGGCAAGTGACATTTTCTAGCTACAACTTacattattttagaatttttttaaacttatattatcaataatttttttttctttattcttctattagagaaaaaaaaatcttgaggaataaataaaatcttactaataattattttcagtaaaaattaaacttaaatattaaaCTATTCAACTCTAATTTTTACATATTAATCCGTTGTGATTGAttatatgataataaattatataaaataaaaagaaacaccGGTGAGATTAAAAAAGTCCTCCTCAGAGTGGTTTACTCCCCCATTCATATAGCTCATTTACTCACAATTTCCCGAAAACATTATGAATCCTGATCATGATCATGAGTAAATATAAATGCTCTATACAAAAGCAGTTTTCACACATTGTTAGCCTTCCcatctcacaaaaaatataaagagagagaaaaaaaaaatcaaccaggTGAAGCATCTGAACTGAAGTAACCCTTTAGCAGAGTTTTGTTTGTAACTTACAACCTTATATCTTCTTTGATGCAACACCTCAATTTCCTATGCCACCTATTAACTCATTGTATGATCAcaaattacaatttattatagttttaaaaCAAAGCCTATCACCTACCTTTCGTTGTCTTCCACTCCCATATTTACTCCATAAAACCCATCTCCACCATAACAACAAATGCATCAAGTCCTCATTGCCAATACAAATTAAACCATTTGGATTCATATCCAAAAGCATCACAacctttttttaacaaaacaaaaaccatgTTGAAGAAGCAATCTGTCTTGTCCTTCTCACTAGTAATGCTAATTTCATTTATGTATTCGACAACCACCTTAGCCCAATTATCACCAGCTTCAGCCCCTCTCAAACCGCCCCAACCTGCTCCTACCATACCAGCTGCGGCTCCTCAACAACCATTGGTTCCCTCATTGCCACAGTCACCAAGTGATTCCACTCCTGAAAGTACTCCAGCACTTGACATTGTTGGAATCCTGAGGAAGGCAAAGTCATTCAACATCCTAATCCGTCTCATGAAAACCACCCAATTGATCAACCAACTCAATGCACAGCTCCTCACTACTAAATCAGGTGGCATTACCATTCTTGCACCTGATGACAGTGCCTTCTCAGAACTCAAAGCAGGGTTTCTCAACTCTCTTTCTGATGGGCAAAAGCTCGAGCTCTTACAGTTCCATGTTCTTTCAGACTATGTCTCTAGCTCCAACTTTGATACACTGACGAACCCTGTTAGAACACTAGCAGGGGCTAAACCTGGAAAGGTGGAACTGAATGTGATAAGTTACGGAGGGAGTGTGAACATCTCAACGGGTGAGGTTAACACCACCATCACTGGCATTATATATACCGATAAGCATCTTGCTATTTATAAGGTGGGGAAAGTGCTTCTTCCTATGGACTTCTTTGCAGTTACCAAGGCACCTGCAAAATCACCCTCTTTGGCTCCAGAACCTTCAAGTGACACCGCAAAGGCACCTAAAGCTGATAAGGACGAGTCATCATCTTCAGATTCATCACAGGTTAATCCCACTGAACAGAACTCTGGCACCGAGAAGATCGCTGTGTACGGAATGTGGATGTCACTTGGACTTGGAGCACTTCTCATGAGTGTGATGACAACATAAACCAGAACCAGGAAAATATCATATCTGAATTTTCCACCGTTTAGCTAGTTGCTGCACCATatgctatatatattaataCCGAGAGTGTTACGATGAGTTATGTAATTGTGAGAAAGAAGTGACGAATTTGTTGAATACTGGATCACGGGATCTATTGTTGTATCTATGAAATTATTCTAAAACAAGACTATTATGCTATGGTCGCTTCTGTTATATATTGTCTTCCACGAAAAATCACCCTCTTTGCCTCCAGAACCTTCAGCAAAGGCTCCTAAAGCGGATAAGGAGAATTCACTGTGCCCAGATTCCTCAGAATCATCTCAGATTAATTCTACAAATGAGAATTCTGGCACTGTGAAAATCTATGCGCATGGCAAGTGGGTGTCCCTTGTTCTTGGACTAGTTCTCATGACCGTATTCTTATCATAAACCAGAAAAGAATCCAAGCTATTACATATCATACAGCTAATACTGGAGATTGCCTATATATGATTGCGAGAAAGGAGTGAGTACTACTTTGTTGAATGATCAGAGTGGATTAGTTTAGAGGATTTGAGATTTGTATCCCTTAATGAATTTATTCTGAGATATGTTATGACAGCTTCTATGTTTTTTTGATGCACACTTCAGTGGATCAATATTTTGCAAGTCACATTTTATCATGTAGTTCAATCATAAAATATTACGTAGATTATACAATCATATCGatcaataaaatttgatttttttttttccgtttcAAAAATCTGGGACCTTAtaacaaatttcatatttttatttttaatttaatatttcattaaaagaCAACTTTATCTCTTATCTtcttaattcaatccctaaTTTTCTAACTTTGAATGTTAGCCTTCGTGAGTCCATGATATTTAAGACGTCATCAGTAATTTATTCACTGCTATTAGCTTCCTGTTCACAGCTTGCAGCCGTGACGCTTCTCTCTGCACATGCAACaaccaacaaaacaaaacaccatAATTAGCCCCTCCAATAATGAACTGCAAAAAATTAAGgccttaaataaataataaaacaagaccaagaggaagaagaagagagaaacaagaaaaacacgaactttgattttcttttccgGAACGTGGGTCGTGGAAGATGAAAAATTTACACCAGTCTTTTTAAATCttcgtaaaaaaaataaaaaatagaaaataaaaaaaccttgGTTTAAAGGAAAAGGAGGCAAGAAACATAAAgcgaagataaaaaaaaaaaaaggggcagATTTACACCAATCAAACAACCCTTTTTgatcaaatgaataaaatcaaattacttTCGAGTTTCAACATCACATATATGCATACATATAATGAATGTTGAAAGTTAAGCATATATGTACTCTTTACTATTTATCGGatgttttatttccttttttttcctattattcTGTTAGGGATTAAATGATCGGGAGAGAGTAACttataaataagatttaaaaaagatatgcatgcattagttttaggagTTAGACGCTGGGAGAAGATAACTtataataaaacaagaaaaaaagataccataataaaatcattgttagACATAGAGTATTACATTATACCCATGtgtcaaagcaaacatctagaattagaattagaacttcatgcatttatctattgagtctttTGCAAAGGCGTTTGAgagatatatatgtaaaataggcttgtcatcgtaaGGCAAGTAAATGAATAGATGTGGATATGATAGAATCATctgaattgataaaaaaaatcataaaatcatacatcCTAACCAAATAGGGCATGCTAGGTCCCAACATTATCTTAtcttgaatttatcttttttatcttaatcttttatctttctcatttttcacttttcttatcttatcctttttctttatcttttaattttatctttaaatcttttatcttttttaccttatcttctatatttttttatttgttattttaaatttattatttcttaaattgGGTTttcattaatctaagtacaaacaaaattcTGATGGATCCGATACTCTGACTTTTGAGTACTTTATtacttgtgacaaatttggtacacttgccaatatGAACTGAGAATTGGAGGTTAGTGTCATTTTCTGTATAAATCATTAGTTATTTGAATGTCATACTCAAAATATGATCTCATTGGTAATGTATCTCCTTTGACATTcaactctatttttatttttcttgtaaccTTTTGCGTTCTATAAAACTGTAGGTTTGTTTCATTTGGTGATGTTGTGCCTCACAGACCAGTGGAAGATCTTGCATTTGCTGTGGCACGCTTTTACCAGCGAGGTGGAACTTTTCAAAATTACTATATGTTCATGCAACCTTACATGATGTTTAAGGCTTTAACTTTAAGCTACTCAAGATAGGAAACGAGATGATGCCACAACTTTTTTGGTTGGTTGCTTGGAAACAGTACCATGGAGGGACTAATTTTGGCCGAACTACTGGTGGACCTTTCATTTCTACTAGTTATGATTTTGATACACCAATTGATGAGTATGGTATGCAGTCTTTCAATcttcatatttcatatttattgcCAATtctgtaaaattacaaaaagtagTCAACCTTGCTTCCATATGcagtcaaaaagaaaaataaacagtaTTTAAACTTGACATCATATTCTCAttttatatgtagatgacaATAATTAGAGTGAAAATTTTGAGTATGCTATTTTAAAAGTATCTGAACTGCATGATGCAGGAATTATTAGACAGCCTAAGTGGGACCACCTTAAAAATGTGCATAAGGCAATAAAACTTTGTGAAAAAGCGCTGATAGCTACTGGTCCAACAATTACATATCTTGGACCAAATATAGAGGTAATAAGTGGTAGTTTTAAATTTAGGCGGCCACAATTTTCTGGATTATCTTAGTGGCctaaatgtctctattttattatttttaaagtttctgTCTCAAGAAATGCTTTGAAAAATGTGGAGGTCCACTGGATCTTTGTCAATTTGTCATAGTTTTCTATGTTTCTTGTCTCCTTCCCAATTTTATGTTGCTTTACATTGATTGTGGAAAAATACTGTTGTCTGATGGTgctagtttttcttttctgcgTTAATACTTGTTTTACATGCTTTATGAAGATTTAGTCTCTTCTTTGAACATAATGTAGGCTGTTTAGTGAACCATCCGTAAGCTTAAATGTTGGGTAAAGAAGCGTGAGTGTCAAACTCCTTAACATTTAGAATCAATTATCCCAAAGGCTTAAACAGTTCAATGATATGAATGGTTTAATACTTTAATTACATCTCTTAACATTTACTATTCAAACTTAGGCTGCAGTTTACAACATAGGAGCTGTAAGTGCTGCCTTCCTTGCCAACATTGCCAAAACTGATGCAAAAGTAAGCTTCAATGGAAATTCATATCACTTGCCCGCATGTGGTCTGTGAGCACCTTACCAGACTGCAAGAGTGTAGTGCTTAATACCGCAAAGGTTTGCCTTATCAACTTCGCGATCAAAATAGATGATGCAATCGAATGAAGTTCCTTTCGGAATGCATAATGTGATTAATCTATCTATAGTCTATAGTTTagatcttttctttcattttctagtACAAGAAGTGGCATATCCTATAGTTATTTATGATATGACAGATTAACTCTGCATCTATGATTTCAAGCTTCACAACTgaatctttaaaagaagaggtTGGCTCTTTGGATGATTCTGGCTCGGGATGGAGTTGGATTAGTGAACCTATCGGTATTTCAAAGGCTCATTCATTCTCAAAATTTTGGCTACTGGAGCAAATAAATACAACTGCAGATATAAGTGATTACTTGTGGTATTCCTCAAGGTATATAGTATACCTTTAAGGTTGAGAAAGCTTTCTTCTGACTCATAAGATGGTcactaaattagaaaaaattggtacagaaaaactaaattaaattaatttatattgtttaattccatttttctattaaaatcaaatttattcaaAAGCATTTCCACTGtgattttcattcataaatCCAATTTTTGTATTCCATTGTAAAAAagattgaatgaaataaaagtaataataataataataataataataataatttgttctATAGATTTATTGTTTTCGAAATAAGAGGCAAAATAGCtttgtttcatttatttgttttgtgttCACGTATCTTCTTGTCTTATTCTGTTTATTTAACTATTCATTCGATCATTACGTAAGGgacacaaaattttaatatttgaagggAGTGAAACGGATTAATTCCTTTTTAGTATCTTCATATATTCCTATTTATCATTGaactgtgtgtgtgttttttaagACATTTTACCCGAAACTATTATGACACACACAAATGAAATCTATAATACTTTTTACGCGAAACTAGTATCAATTATATGCTGACGCAAAGTGTGTAAAGCCATTCACAAgttatatttaatgtaattcttCAATTCATATtagtaatatattaaaactaaacttttttacaaaattattcttCATTAAAATCACTTCCACATGTTGCAACCACTCATGAATCATGCACATGTGATTTTTTTAcagataaattatatatagtcTTTCTTATTTCACGGTGGAAAGAGCATTTCACGCCCTGCACAGTTAAAAGGCCactgaaaaggaaagaaaaactaggtCACAGCCACCAGGTAAATGGTAGGACAATGGAAAGTTTTATCAACGTTACACGTCAGAGAAAAAGTCTAGCTAGCTTGGTAAAAGAGAAGATAAAGATAGGGTCACTGCTTCATCCATCAATTCAGG
Above is a window of Glycine soja cultivar W05 chromosome 12, ASM419377v2, whole genome shotgun sequence DNA encoding:
- the LOC114380029 gene encoding nucleolar complex protein 3 homolog; the protein is MGKKKDRIVLPPELPPEIPDEEVEVSDDDLQFVKENRAYASLLSTLDTRSITKHVTRVADAKDDALEKLYEKRMQKNALKKEKEETGLQVDRVDALPIKTLDGKIHYRTATKTVLENDPSEERTGENVKKDKGMVKLTKAEKRAKLKKMRKDAKQQGKEVAKAEVEETPQAAVLAEVKEDLTAEEAFESKKHKLAELGNALLTDPESNIKFLKEMVQISKDNDDTIVKLGLLSLLAVFKDIVPGYRIRLPTEKELDMKVSKTVRKMRYYESTLLSAYKAYLQRLVALEKKPLFQHVAVRCICSLLDANPHFNFRESLLDATVRNISSPNDAIRKLCCSTINSLFANEGKHGGEVTVEAVRLIADHVKAHNCQMHPDSVDVFLSLSFDEDLVMAKRIEDDQKFKNKKSKKRKNLEASNQLENDRKKSKKEMISKTREEVEADYKAASLAPDVMEKKQMQTETLSAVFETYFRILKKTMQSIGARPEANAGALSAAVEPLPLLAPCLKGLAKFSHLIDLDFMGDLMNHLRVLASGSSNSGNTSDKCSKCLTVSERLQCCIVAFKVMRNNLDALNVDLQDFFLHLYNLVLEYRPGRDQGEVLAEALKIMLCDDKQHDMQKTAAFIKRLATLSLCVGSADSMAALVTVKHLLQKNVKCRNLLENDIGGGSVSGTIHKYLPYSTDPNLSGALASVLWELNLLSSHYHPAISTLASGISSMSTANNQVLLSKSSPQQAFKEMSLDQELCFTQQSDSIKLNNKKRRANGPAISPSIGSTTVTNSFDDNELKRKLCSHFMVLHDIKENERLRKELDRTTLSLQLYEQYKKRSKQSR
- the LOC114379871 gene encoding fasciclin-like arabinogalactan protein 12, which translates into the protein MLKKQSVLSFSLVMLISFMYSTTTLAQLSPASAPLKPPQPAPTIPAAAPQQPLVPSLPQSPSDSTPESTPALDIVGILRKAKSFNILIRLMKTTQLINQLNAQLLTTKSGGITILAPDDSAFSELKAGFLNSLSDGQKLELLQFHVLSDYVSSSNFDTLTNPVRTLAGAKPGKVELNVISYGGSVNISTGEVNTTITGIIYTDKHLAIYKVGKVLLPMDFFAVTKAPAKSPSLAPEPSSDTAKAPKADKDESSSSDSSQVNPTEQNSGTEKIAVYGMWMSLGLGALLMSVMTT